The Xanthomonas sp. DAR 34887 genome has a segment encoding these proteins:
- a CDS encoding response regulator, with protein MRVIIVDDHTLVRAGLSRLLQTFADIDVIAEASNAQEAVDLASLHRPDLVLMDLSLPGRSGLDALTDVLQTSPKTRVVMMSMHDDPVHVRDALDRGATGFVVKDAAPLELELALRAASLNQVFLSPQISSKMIAPMLGRERPVGVAALSPRQREILRQIGRGQSNKEIASDLGISVKTVETHRARMMESLGCRRANDLVLLAARHQNELT; from the coding sequence GTGCGAGTCATCATCGTCGACGATCACACCCTGGTTCGCGCCGGCCTGAGCCGGTTATTGCAGACGTTTGCGGACATCGACGTGATCGCCGAGGCCAGCAACGCGCAGGAAGCGGTGGACCTGGCCAGCCTGCACCGCCCCGATCTGGTGCTGATGGACCTGTCGCTGCCCGGGCGCAGCGGCCTGGACGCGCTGACCGACGTGCTGCAGACCTCGCCCAAGACTCGCGTGGTGATGATGTCGATGCACGACGATCCGGTGCACGTGCGCGATGCGCTGGACCGCGGCGCCACCGGCTTCGTGGTCAAGGATGCGGCGCCGTTGGAACTGGAACTGGCGTTGCGCGCGGCCAGCCTCAACCAGGTGTTCCTGAGTCCGCAGATCTCTTCCAAGATGATCGCGCCGATGCTCGGCCGCGAACGCCCGGTCGGCGTCGCCGCGCTGTCGCCGCGGCAGCGCGAGATCCTGCGCCAGATCGGCCGTGGCCAGAGCAACAAGGAAATCGCCTCGGACCTGGGGATCAGCGTCAAGACCGTGGAGACCCACCGCGCGCGTATGATGGAATCGCTGGGTTGCCGGCGCGCCAACGATCTCGTATTGCTGGCCGCACGCCATCAGAACGAGCTGACCTGA
- the rpoN gene encoding RNA polymerase factor sigma-54 → MKPTVSAQLGQQLHLTPQLLQSIRLLQLDGMQLEMEIRRALETNPLLELEEPEGVLEPVVDHDTTLETAAFDELPESSMWDIPAAGWSEGEDDRMQRIAAGESTDPQLRVLQRLAMELDERDLEVAAFWLEHSDDAGYLDGALDTLTQLACARFDRSAAQVEAIRQRLLHGDPAGLAACDLRECLSVQLAALPGRVAGRHLAARILAGDLNLLASHDYPLLARQLDAEADDVREAVRLILSLQPRPGDSLLPENLGHVIPDVVAWHSDGTWRVALNPATTHRVTVNPMHERALAEAGEAAAPLREMLQEARWLTRGLSMRYETLLRTTRAIIERQAAFLVKGEEAMAPLTLKEVADAIGMHESTVSRITTGKYLQTPRGTFELKHFFAVRLEGAAVSGQAVRAMVRRLIESEPSGRPLADEAIAGLLSRQGVNVARRTVAKYREQLDIAPARERRRAKPLLARAG, encoded by the coding sequence ATGAAGCCGACCGTCTCCGCCCAGCTAGGCCAGCAACTCCACCTGACCCCGCAATTGCTGCAGTCGATCCGGCTGCTGCAACTGGACGGGATGCAATTGGAAATGGAAATCCGGCGCGCGCTGGAAACCAATCCCTTGCTGGAACTGGAAGAGCCGGAAGGCGTGCTCGAGCCTGTGGTCGATCACGACACCACGCTGGAAACCGCCGCGTTCGACGAACTGCCAGAATCCTCGATGTGGGACATCCCCGCCGCCGGCTGGAGCGAGGGCGAAGACGACCGCATGCAGCGCATCGCCGCCGGCGAGTCCACCGATCCGCAGCTGCGCGTGCTGCAGCGCCTGGCGATGGAACTGGACGAGCGCGACCTGGAAGTGGCCGCGTTCTGGCTGGAGCACAGCGACGATGCCGGCTATCTCGACGGCGCGCTGGACACGCTGACCCAGCTCGCCTGCGCCCGTTTCGACCGCTCCGCCGCGCAGGTGGAAGCGATCCGCCAGCGGCTGCTGCACGGCGATCCCGCCGGCCTGGCCGCCTGCGATCTGCGCGAATGCCTGAGCGTGCAGCTGGCCGCCCTGCCCGGCCGCGTCGCCGGCCGCCACCTGGCCGCGCGCATCCTTGCCGGCGATCTGAACCTGCTCGCCAGCCACGATTACCCGCTGCTGGCGCGCCAGCTCGACGCCGAAGCCGACGACGTGCGCGAAGCGGTGCGGCTGATCCTGTCGCTGCAGCCGCGCCCCGGCGACAGCCTGCTGCCGGAGAATCTGGGCCATGTGATTCCGGACGTGGTGGCCTGGCACAGCGATGGCACCTGGCGGGTGGCGTTGAATCCGGCCACGACCCACCGCGTCACCGTCAATCCGATGCACGAACGCGCCCTGGCCGAGGCCGGCGAGGCGGCGGCGCCGTTGCGCGAAATGCTGCAGGAAGCGCGCTGGCTGACCCGTGGCCTGTCGATGCGCTACGAGACGCTGCTGCGCACCACCCGCGCCATCATCGAGCGCCAGGCCGCCTTCCTGGTCAAGGGCGAGGAAGCGATGGCGCCGCTGACCCTGAAGGAAGTGGCCGACGCGATCGGCATGCACGAGTCCACCGTGTCGCGCATCACCACCGGCAAGTATCTGCAAACGCCGCGTGGTACCTTCGAGCTGAAGCATTTCTTCGCCGTACGCCTGGAAGGCGCCGCGGTTTCGGGACAGGCGGTGCGCGCCATGGTGCGGCGCCTGATCGAATCCGAGCCCTCGGGGCGGCCGCTGGCCGACGAGGCGATCGCCGGCCTGTTGTCGCGCCAGGGCGTGAACGTGGCCAGGCGCACGGTGGCCAAGTACCGCGAACAACTGGATATCGCCCCCGCCCGCGAACGCCGTCGCGCCAAACCGCTGCTGGCCCGCGCGGGCTAA
- a CDS encoding response regulator, whose amino-acid sequence MNKLSVLLVDDHEGFINAAMRHFRKLDWMEVIGSAANGLEAIERSESLRPQVVLMDLAMPEMGGLQATRLIKTQDQAPYIVIASHFDDAEHREHAMRAGADNFVSKLSYIQEVMPILEGLRTEGVPA is encoded by the coding sequence ATGAACAAATTGTCCGTGCTTCTGGTCGACGACCACGAAGGTTTCATCAACGCCGCGATGCGCCACTTCCGCAAGCTCGACTGGATGGAAGTGATCGGCAGCGCCGCCAATGGCCTGGAGGCGATCGAACGCTCCGAGTCGCTGCGCCCGCAGGTGGTACTGATGGATCTGGCCATGCCCGAGATGGGCGGCCTGCAGGCCACGCGCCTGATCAAGACCCAGGACCAGGCCCCGTACATCGTGATCGCCAGCCATTTCGACGATGCCGAGCACCGCGAGCACGCCATGCGCGCCGGTGCCGACAACTTCGTCAGCAAGCTGTCCTACATCCAGGAAGTGATGCCGATCCTGGAGGGCTTACGCACAGAGGGAGTACCGGCATGA
- a CDS encoding sigma-54 dependent transcriptional regulator, with product MSESRILVIDDDAVRAERTVSLLEFMDLNPRWVTDVADVNPGRHRQSEWMAILVGGLDDQAQADAFFGWVARSPLPPPVLLLNGEAQAFAQRHGLHEANVWQLEAPLRHAQLETLLRRASLKRLDAEHQAGAVQDSGPTGNSAAVVRLRRLIDQVAAFDTTVLVLGESGTGKEVVARAIHQQSPRRDGPFVAINCGAIPPDLLESELFGHEKGSFTGALTARKGRFEMAEGGTLLLDEIGDMSLPMQVKLLRVLQERSFERVGGNVTIRCNVRVIAATHRNLEERIAGNQFREDLFYRLNVFPIEMPSLRERSDDLPALVNTIAAQLARTGRGEVRFSEEALQALRGYEWPGNVRELTNLVERLAVLHPSGLVRVQDLPARYRGDFASSIDVSAPPAPITASDPRRVPNVVDLHVGPKAFSDPSEAAAQNAATLPESGLDLRGHMANIELALINEALERTQGVVAHAAQLLGLRRTTLVEKLRKYGIDRDQTELAG from the coding sequence ATGAGCGAGTCGCGCATCCTGGTGATCGATGACGACGCGGTCCGCGCCGAACGCACGGTGAGCCTGCTCGAATTCATGGACCTCAACCCGCGTTGGGTGACCGACGTGGCCGACGTCAATCCCGGCCGCCACCGGCAGAGCGAGTGGATGGCGATCCTGGTCGGCGGACTCGACGACCAGGCCCAGGCCGATGCGTTCTTCGGCTGGGTCGCGCGCAGTCCGCTGCCGCCGCCGGTGCTGCTGCTCAACGGCGAGGCGCAGGCGTTCGCGCAGCGCCACGGCCTGCACGAGGCCAATGTGTGGCAGCTGGAAGCGCCGCTGCGTCACGCGCAGCTGGAGACGCTGCTGCGCCGCGCCAGCCTCAAGCGCCTGGACGCCGAGCACCAGGCCGGCGCGGTGCAGGACAGCGGCCCGACCGGCAACAGCGCTGCCGTGGTGCGGCTGCGACGGCTGATCGACCAGGTCGCCGCGTTCGATACCACCGTGCTGGTCCTGGGCGAGTCCGGGACCGGCAAGGAAGTGGTCGCACGCGCGATCCACCAGCAGTCGCCCCGCCGCGACGGTCCGTTCGTGGCGATCAACTGCGGCGCGATTCCGCCGGATCTGCTGGAAAGCGAGCTGTTCGGCCATGAGAAAGGCTCCTTCACCGGCGCGCTGACCGCGCGCAAGGGCCGTTTCGAGATGGCCGAGGGCGGCACCCTGCTGCTGGACGAGATCGGCGACATGAGCCTGCCGATGCAGGTCAAGCTGCTGCGCGTGCTGCAGGAACGCAGCTTCGAGCGGGTCGGCGGCAACGTCACCATCCGCTGCAACGTGCGCGTGATCGCCGCCACCCACCGCAACCTGGAAGAGCGCATCGCCGGCAACCAGTTCCGCGAGGACCTGTTCTACCGGCTCAATGTGTTCCCGATCGAGATGCCGTCGTTGCGCGAGCGCAGCGACGACCTGCCGGCCCTGGTCAACACCATCGCCGCGCAGCTGGCGCGTACCGGGCGCGGCGAAGTGCGCTTTTCCGAAGAAGCCCTGCAGGCCCTGCGCGGCTACGAATGGCCGGGCAACGTGCGCGAGCTGACCAACCTGGTCGAGCGCCTGGCGGTACTGCATCCCAGCGGCCTGGTGCGGGTGCAGGACCTGCCGGCGCGCTACCGCGGCGACTTCGCCTCCTCGATCGACGTGTCGGCGCCACCGGCGCCGATCACCGCATCGGATCCGCGCCGCGTGCCCAACGTGGTCGACTTGCACGTCGGCCCCAAGGCGTTCTCCGATCCGTCCGAAGCGGCCGCGCAGAACGCGGCGACGCTGCCGGAGAGCGGCCTGGACCTGCGCGGGCACATGGCCAACATCGAGTTGGCGTTGATCAACGAGGCGCTGGAGCGCACCCAGGGCGTGGTCGCGCATGCGGCCCAGCTGCTGGGCCTGCGTCGCACCACGCTGGTGGAGAAACTGCGCAAGTACGGCATCGACCGCGACCAGACCGAACTGGCCGGCTGA
- a CDS encoding DegT/DnrJ/EryC1/StrS family aminotransferase produces MPIPVTSPLLPPLDEFVPYLEKIWSSRILTNGGDMHAALERALCDYLGVNHIALLSNGTLALITALQALRIAGEVITTPYSFVATTHSLHWSGIRPVFVDIDPVTLSLDPAKIEAAITPQTTAIMPVHCYGNACDTAAIQRIADIYNLRVIYDAAHAFGVRDQGGSILRHGDLSVLSFHATKVFNTFEGGAIVCPDETTYRRIGYLKNFGIVDETTVVAPGINGKMNEVSAAFGLLQLKHIDAALEQRRLIDQQYRQLLAAINGIRCLPQDQKATTNYAYFPILVDVDYPLSRDALYQRLREQNVLVRRYFYPLISDLPMYRSLPSAAPDNLPVARDIAQKVLCLPIYPGLEPADIEAIAQLIAHPC; encoded by the coding sequence ATGCCCATTCCCGTCACCAGTCCGCTGCTGCCTCCCCTGGACGAGTTCGTGCCGTACCTGGAGAAGATCTGGAGCAGCCGCATCCTGACCAATGGCGGCGACATGCATGCGGCCCTGGAGCGTGCCTTATGTGACTACTTGGGCGTCAACCACATCGCCTTGCTCAGCAACGGGACCCTGGCGCTAATCACTGCCTTGCAAGCGCTTCGTATCGCCGGCGAAGTGATCACCACGCCCTACTCCTTCGTTGCCACCACCCATTCCTTGCATTGGAGCGGCATCCGCCCGGTCTTTGTCGATATCGACCCGGTGACCCTGAGCCTGGATCCGGCCAAGATCGAAGCGGCCATTACGCCCCAAACCACAGCGATCATGCCGGTGCATTGCTATGGCAACGCCTGTGACACCGCGGCGATCCAACGCATTGCCGATATCTACAACCTGCGCGTGATCTATGACGCAGCCCATGCCTTTGGGGTTCGCGATCAGGGCGGTTCAATCCTGCGTCATGGCGATTTGAGCGTTTTAAGCTTTCATGCGACCAAGGTGTTCAATACTTTCGAAGGTGGCGCCATCGTCTGCCCGGACGAGACCACCTATCGTCGCATCGGCTACCTGAAGAATTTCGGCATCGTCGATGAGACCACCGTGGTCGCCCCCGGGATCAATGGCAAGATGAATGAGGTCAGCGCCGCCTTCGGACTGCTGCAACTCAAGCATATCGACGCAGCGCTGGAACAGCGGCGCCTGATCGACCAGCAGTATCGGCAGCTGCTAGCCGCTATCAACGGCATCCGCTGCCTGCCCCAAGACCAGAAGGCCACAACCAACTATGCGTACTTCCCGATCCTGGTGGATGTGGACTATCCGCTGTCGCGTGACGCGCTCTACCAGCGTCTACGGGAACAGAATGTGCTGGTCCGCCGCTACTTCTACCCGTTGATCAGCGACCTGCCGATGTATCGCAGCCTGCCCTCGGCGGCACCGGACAATCTACCGGTCGCGCGCGACATCGCGCAGAAGGTCCTCTGCCTGCCGATCTATCCTGGTCTGGAGCCCGCCGACATCGAGGCAATCGCGCAGTTGATCGCACATCCTTGCTGA
- a CDS encoding acyl carrier protein: MSQQKFIEDFLSATDFQDPVEVTMDTVLADLPEWDSLSALGVIVMFDVEYGKVITGDDLKNCVTLNDLYKLLG; the protein is encoded by the coding sequence ATGAGTCAACAGAAATTCATTGAGGACTTCCTCTCCGCTACCGACTTTCAGGATCCGGTGGAGGTCACCATGGACACCGTCCTGGCTGACTTGCCTGAGTGGGATTCGCTCTCAGCGTTGGGGGTAATCGTCATGTTCGACGTGGAATACGGAAAGGTCATTACCGGCGACGATCTCAAGAACTGCGTCACACTAAACGATCTCTACAAACTGCTGGGGTAA
- a CDS encoding ketoacyl-ACP synthase III, translating into MGLSTLSNVRFAGMASCVPKRIISNLTDCPPKMRSERERLVRNIGIEFRRICPSWQTFSDLALIATEKLLEELQWDKKEIDALIVVTQSPDYPIPATAIIMQDRLQLPQTAIAFDVNLGCSGYPFGLHLVGSMIAAGTIKKALLLVGDRSATLTDPLFSDAGTATALEFDKNAPPMHFDLNSDGSGYQAIMLPVGGHREPYGHQHISPTRDENGVLHWPGELILDGPAVLSFSTQRVPPAVERLLDYSCVSKDSVDFFVFHQANKMINETIRKKLALPTEKVPSTLRDLGNTSGASLPVTMTVRLSDTLVKAKHRLLLAGFGIGLSWGTAIVDVENAAFPALIEA; encoded by the coding sequence ATGGGATTGTCCACTCTCAGCAATGTCCGCTTTGCGGGCATGGCGAGTTGCGTGCCCAAGCGGATCATTTCCAACTTGACCGATTGCCCGCCGAAGATGCGCTCAGAACGCGAGCGTCTGGTGCGCAACATCGGCATCGAGTTTCGTCGCATTTGCCCGAGCTGGCAGACGTTTTCCGACCTGGCGCTCATCGCCACGGAAAAGCTGCTTGAAGAGCTGCAATGGGACAAGAAAGAAATCGATGCGTTGATTGTCGTGACGCAATCACCCGACTATCCCATCCCGGCCACGGCCATCATCATGCAGGACCGGCTGCAATTGCCGCAGACCGCTATCGCCTTTGATGTCAATCTTGGCTGCTCGGGCTATCCGTTTGGCCTGCACCTGGTGGGCAGCATGATTGCGGCGGGCACCATCAAAAAAGCGCTTCTGCTGGTCGGAGACCGCTCCGCCACGCTTACGGATCCATTGTTCTCCGATGCAGGCACCGCCACAGCGCTGGAATTCGACAAAAATGCACCCCCAATGCATTTCGACTTGAACAGCGACGGCAGCGGCTACCAGGCCATCATGTTGCCCGTGGGCGGACACCGTGAGCCTTACGGACACCAGCATATTTCTCCTACACGTGACGAGAATGGTGTGCTGCACTGGCCAGGTGAACTGATTCTCGATGGTCCGGCCGTATTGAGTTTCTCGACCCAGCGTGTGCCGCCAGCGGTGGAAAGGTTGCTTGACTATTCCTGTGTCTCTAAGGACAGCGTTGATTTCTTCGTTTTCCATCAGGCCAACAAAATGATCAACGAAACCATCCGCAAGAAGTTGGCGCTGCCGACAGAGAAAGTGCCGTCGACTCTGCGAGACCTTGGCAATACCAGTGGCGCTTCCCTGCCAGTCACCATGACCGTCCGTCTGAGCGATACGTTAGTCAAGGCCAAGCACCGCCTGTTGCTTGCCGGTTTCGGCATTGGCCTGTCCTGGGGCACGGCCATCGTGGACGTCGAGAACGCGGCCTTTCCGGCGCTGATCGAAGCATGA
- a CDS encoding SDR family NAD(P)-dependent oxidoreductase produces MNAARDPFSLEGKRVLVTGASSGIGRQIAITCSQMGARVVITGRNAERLRATFDQLEGQGHTQVLADLTEQEGIDRVVGASGVIDGLAHAAGMSKLTPFRMIGHAHLDETFANNTYAPMLLTRGLLAKKQIAPGGSLLFIASIASHIGPLASGAYAASKSALLGMMRSLGMEVAKQGVRANCIAPGYVRTPLLDGLQGSGGNMDSLFELTPLGMGEPEDVAYAAVFYLSDASRWITRNHFILDGGFSVPMDIYA; encoded by the coding sequence ATGAACGCCGCGCGCGATCCATTTTCCCTGGAAGGCAAGCGTGTCCTAGTGACTGGCGCTTCATCGGGTATTGGTCGACAAATTGCCATCACCTGCTCACAAATGGGAGCGCGCGTCGTCATCACCGGGCGCAACGCTGAGCGGCTGCGAGCCACATTCGACCAACTGGAAGGCCAAGGCCACACGCAAGTCTTGGCGGACCTGACAGAACAGGAAGGCATTGACCGCGTAGTGGGTGCAAGCGGTGTCATCGACGGCTTGGCACACGCAGCCGGTATGTCCAAGCTGACCCCCTTTCGCATGATTGGCCATGCGCATCTGGACGAGACATTTGCAAACAACACCTACGCGCCCATGCTGCTGACTCGAGGCCTACTGGCAAAAAAACAGATCGCGCCGGGTGGCTCCCTGCTATTCATTGCCTCGATTGCCTCGCATATCGGCCCGCTGGCTAGCGGCGCCTACGCCGCCAGCAAAAGCGCCCTGCTTGGCATGATGCGCTCGCTGGGTATGGAAGTGGCCAAGCAAGGCGTGCGTGCCAACTGCATCGCACCGGGTTACGTACGCACCCCCTTGCTGGATGGCCTGCAGGGAAGCGGCGGCAATATGGACAGCCTGTTTGAATTGACGCCACTCGGCATGGGCGAGCCAGAAGACGTGGCTTATGCAGCAGTGTTCTACCTTTCCGATGCCAGCCGCTGGATCACGCGCAACCACTTCATTCTTGATGGTGGTTTTTCTGTACCGATGGACATCTACGCATGA
- a CDS encoding SDR family NAD(P)-dependent oxidoreductase — protein sequence MSNAAQRAFSLTGKTILVTGASSGIGRQIAVSCARRGACLVVTGRDAHRLQETYNLLEGQGHRQVLADLTEAEGRERLVQGISSIDGLVHCAGGQRLSPIRQLTEKLMADVYAVNFLAPVMLTQRLLQVNALAPQSSIVFMLSTAAHIGTPGVGPYSAMKSALLGIIRCLSMEQAKRKIRVNGMSPSAVVTPIWDATHLEAQRKRHPLGLGTAEDVANAAIYLLSDASRWVTGTSLVMDGGAVL from the coding sequence ATGAGTAACGCGGCGCAACGCGCTTTTTCACTGACGGGCAAGACCATCCTGGTCACAGGTGCTTCGTCAGGCATCGGCAGGCAAATCGCCGTTTCCTGCGCGCGGCGCGGGGCGTGTCTGGTCGTCACTGGGCGGGACGCCCACCGCCTTCAGGAAACCTACAATTTGTTAGAAGGCCAAGGTCACCGCCAGGTGCTGGCCGACCTGACCGAAGCAGAAGGCCGTGAACGACTGGTGCAGGGTATTTCCAGCATAGATGGCTTGGTGCACTGCGCTGGCGGGCAGCGCTTGAGCCCCATCCGGCAATTGACCGAGAAGCTCATGGCCGATGTCTATGCGGTCAATTTCCTGGCACCTGTCATGCTCACCCAGCGGCTGTTGCAGGTCAACGCTCTCGCGCCTCAAAGTTCCATCGTCTTCATGCTGTCCACTGCGGCCCATATCGGCACGCCTGGAGTAGGCCCATATTCGGCCATGAAGTCAGCCCTGCTCGGCATCATCCGCTGCCTGTCCATGGAGCAGGCCAAACGCAAGATCCGGGTCAATGGCATGTCTCCCTCTGCAGTCGTGACGCCCATCTGGGACGCAACCCATCTGGAAGCACAGAGAAAACGTCATCCGCTCGGATTGGGCACCGCAGAGGACGTGGCGAACGCTGCGATCTATCTCTTGTCCGATGCCAGTCGCTGGGTAACCGGGACCAGTCTGGTGATGGACGGCGGGGCTGTCCTGTGA
- a CDS encoding acetyltransferase, with amino-acid sequence MTYSVLIVGAGGWGREVLEQMQGDVAHRKDWVVTGFLDSRAHILDDFDTGVPIVGDPLTYVPRGNEAFVCAQGNPLERHKYVQPLLAKGAAFIPICTESHLSRRVRLGTGCFLGNHVHIGPDVWIGDFANLLTWSVIGHDVRIGHYAHIGAQVFMGGGVEIGDFAVVHPRATLVPGVKVGEHAVVGTGAVVLKDVPAGATVFGNPAKIVFHKNIKMD; translated from the coding sequence GTGACCTATTCCGTGCTTATCGTCGGCGCGGGCGGCTGGGGCCGGGAGGTCTTGGAGCAAATGCAAGGTGATGTCGCGCATCGCAAGGATTGGGTAGTCACCGGGTTCCTGGACAGTCGCGCGCACATTCTCGATGACTTCGATACCGGGGTACCCATCGTCGGCGACCCTTTGACGTACGTGCCGCGTGGCAACGAGGCTTTCGTGTGCGCGCAAGGCAACCCACTGGAACGACACAAATACGTTCAACCGCTGCTTGCAAAGGGAGCCGCGTTCATCCCGATCTGCACCGAGTCGCACCTCAGTCGCCGCGTGCGTCTCGGTACAGGTTGCTTTCTCGGCAACCATGTCCACATTGGTCCCGATGTGTGGATCGGGGATTTTGCCAACCTGCTCACTTGGTCAGTGATCGGACACGACGTTCGCATTGGTCATTATGCTCATATAGGCGCACAGGTGTTCATGGGCGGCGGCGTGGAGATAGGCGACTTCGCAGTCGTGCACCCGCGTGCCACCTTGGTGCCCGGCGTCAAGGTGGGTGAGCATGCTGTCGTCGGTACCGGTGCGGTCGTGCTGAAGGACGTGCCAGCAGGTGCCACGGTGTTCGGCAATCCGGCCAAGATCGTATTCCACAAGAACATCAAGATGGACTGA
- a CDS encoding aromatic ring-hydroxylating oxygenase subunit alpha — protein sequence MRSRMHPKYYLSQEIFDREQRKIFRRVWLFAGLKTLLKDHNCFITRKVAGIPLVIQNFHGEIRAFENVCLHRSALIQAGAIGCRPLVCPYHAWSYDERGGVKNIPDCSTIYRMDDGEKNKLKLREFSLHAIGNVLFVSLDPNPMPIEEQFSPEFIALLESSSNAYDTEVMVTTWHGRYNWKLAYENLRDANHPRFVHPKTLAKSVSFVPQVNEEQANESLEALQDASLAALRREMRRFSFGGAEASIPDLKHFGWHDKVERWGEQDAYFNWLAFPNLHIASANGGYSFTLEHHTPIAPDRTDLEIYWFSARKKRPYGFSGQVLLAQMHGSKTVVGEDVEIMERVQAALHTDAPLPTQGDYESMNRLVERWYTLLMETEHEI from the coding sequence ATGCGCTCCAGGATGCACCCCAAGTACTACTTGTCGCAGGAAATATTTGATCGCGAGCAGCGCAAGATCTTCCGCAGGGTCTGGTTGTTCGCAGGACTCAAAACGCTGCTGAAGGATCACAATTGCTTTATCACGCGCAAGGTCGCAGGCATTCCCCTTGTCATACAGAACTTCCATGGTGAAATTCGTGCGTTCGAGAACGTCTGCCTCCACCGCAGTGCGCTGATCCAGGCCGGCGCTATCGGTTGCCGCCCTTTGGTGTGCCCTTACCACGCATGGAGCTACGATGAACGAGGCGGGGTGAAGAACATCCCGGACTGCAGCACGATCTATCGCATGGACGACGGCGAAAAGAACAAGCTCAAGCTGCGCGAATTCTCACTGCACGCCATTGGCAACGTGCTGTTTGTAAGCCTGGACCCTAACCCGATGCCAATCGAGGAGCAGTTTTCGCCAGAGTTCATCGCCCTGCTGGAAAGTAGTTCCAACGCTTATGACACTGAGGTCATGGTGACGACATGGCATGGACGGTACAACTGGAAGCTCGCTTACGAAAACCTTCGGGATGCCAATCACCCGCGCTTCGTCCACCCTAAGACCCTGGCCAAGAGTGTCAGCTTCGTTCCCCAAGTAAACGAGGAACAAGCCAATGAGTCCTTGGAAGCCTTGCAGGACGCATCGCTTGCGGCCCTGAGGCGCGAAATGCGTCGCTTCAGCTTCGGCGGCGCTGAAGCATCCATCCCCGACCTTAAACACTTCGGCTGGCACGACAAAGTGGAACGCTGGGGTGAGCAGGACGCCTACTTCAACTGGCTGGCTTTCCCGAACTTGCATATCGCCAGCGCAAACGGCGGCTATTCCTTCACACTGGAACACCACACCCCCATCGCGCCGGACAGGACCGACTTGGAAATATATTGGTTCAGCGCACGCAAGAAGCGGCCTTATGGGTTTTCCGGCCAGGTGTTACTGGCACAAATGCACGGCAGCAAGACGGTGGTGGGCGAAGACGTGGAAATCATGGAGCGGGTGCAGGCCGCGTTGCACACAGATGCTCCACTGCCCACTCAGGGTGACTACGAATCCATGAATCGCCTGGTCGAACGCTGGTACACGCTACTGATGGAAACCGAACATGAAATCTAG
- a CDS encoding UDP-3-O-(3-hydroxymyristoyl)glucosamine N-acyltransferase: MKSRWIIGGSEYLDLAFHAWKQARQDETVIRIDVPQDADHAFDLDVLDGLDPADGAMFAAFDERFGNFKRMELMQAAMERGFRLEPFIHPSAAVGADAVIGLNAFVGANAVIGHGCRIDYNTVIQAGAHLGPECRIKSSCWIEHGVQIGTGVEIGGNSILRTGAIVRAGVKVGRSCELGWPRVYDEDVPTKTYFDTRYDTPIHTYDR; this comes from the coding sequence ATGAAATCTAGGTGGATCATCGGCGGCAGCGAATACCTCGACCTGGCCTTTCATGCTTGGAAGCAGGCGCGTCAGGACGAGACAGTCATCAGGATTGACGTGCCACAGGATGCTGATCATGCGTTCGATCTCGATGTGCTGGATGGGCTGGATCCAGCCGACGGGGCCATGTTCGCCGCCTTCGACGAACGCTTCGGCAACTTCAAACGCATGGAACTGATGCAGGCAGCAATGGAGCGTGGCTTCAGGCTGGAGCCGTTCATACACCCTAGCGCCGCCGTAGGCGCGGACGCGGTCATCGGCCTGAACGCGTTCGTGGGTGCCAATGCTGTCATCGGGCACGGTTGCAGGATCGACTACAACACCGTCATCCAAGCCGGAGCGCACCTTGGTCCGGAATGCCGCATCAAATCCTCATGCTGGATAGAGCATGGCGTTCAGATCGGCACTGGCGTCGAAATCGGCGGCAACAGCATCCTGCGTACCGGCGCCATCGTGCGCGCAGGCGTCAAAGTGGGCCGAAGCTGCGAACTTGGCTGGCCGCGTGTTTACGACGAGGACGTGCCCACCAAGACCTATTTCGATACCCGCTACGACACCCCCATTCATACCTACGATAGATGA